The following proteins are encoded in a genomic region of Spirosoma sp. SC4-14:
- a CDS encoding MarR family winged helix-turn-helix transcriptional regulator: protein MTHPSDTRAYFFKIDTTIKKIRNALQKQFNDADFGLTVDQWVVIDHLYRNPGISQNTISEMTTKDAPTVTRIIDLLSQKGLAERRMADNDRRKFLVYLTEAGEAKHQEVLPIVSAMRRKGWGDLSEEDYQHFVRIMDSIYSNISE, encoded by the coding sequence GCCTACTTCTTTAAGATTGATACGACTATCAAAAAAATTCGCAATGCGCTTCAGAAGCAATTTAACGATGCCGACTTTGGACTAACTGTAGATCAATGGGTTGTTATCGATCACCTCTACCGAAATCCGGGCATCAGCCAGAATACCATTTCGGAAATGACAACTAAAGATGCACCAACGGTTACGCGAATCATTGATTTGCTTTCGCAAAAAGGGTTGGCCGAACGCCGAATGGCCGATAACGACCGCCGGAAATTTCTGGTGTATCTGACCGAAGCAGGCGAAGCAAAACATCAGGAAGTACTCCCAATCGTGTCGGCCATGCGTCGCAAAGGCTGGGGCGATCTAAGCGAAGAAGATTATCAACATTTTGTCAGGATAATGGATTCTATCTACAGCAATATCAGCGAGTAG
- the fahA gene encoding fumarylacetoacetase encodes MYGIFSYDIASPRVGYKHGRQILDLEVVGLLGYFDDLGIDPTVFTKPVLNDFIALGKPAHQRIRQHLKELLNDETIAFRHVHDQAFIDESRVQMHLPVRIGNYTDFYAGIHHAENVGRMFRPNADPLLPNYRHLPVAYHGRASSIVVSGTPIRRPVGQFLNADNKPTFGPSQALDFELELGLVIGKSNALGESIAIDEAEDYIFGVTLFNDWSARDIQRWEYQPLGPFLGKNFASSLSAWVVPFEDLEPFRINGPQQEPTPLPYLQTTQPSHFDLELEVIMQPVGYEQIVISRTNARYLYWSFAQMIVHHTVGGCNLQIGDILATGTISGTDSGSYGSLLELSQNGTRPLHLNTHETRTFLNDGDTVLLRGGGFSDGIRVDLGDVAGTVLPS; translated from the coding sequence ATGTACGGCATTTTCAGTTACGACATTGCATCGCCCCGTGTTGGCTATAAACATGGTCGGCAGATTCTCGACCTCGAAGTTGTCGGCCTGCTTGGCTATTTCGATGATCTGGGTATTGATCCAACTGTATTTACAAAGCCCGTCCTGAACGATTTTATTGCCCTGGGCAAACCCGCTCATCAACGCATTCGACAACACCTGAAAGAGTTACTCAACGACGAAACTATTGCTTTCAGGCATGTTCATGATCAGGCTTTTATCGATGAGTCGCGCGTACAGATGCACCTGCCCGTGCGGATTGGCAATTACACCGATTTCTACGCTGGTATCCATCACGCCGAAAACGTGGGCCGAATGTTTCGGCCCAATGCCGACCCTCTGCTGCCTAACTACCGTCATTTGCCCGTAGCCTATCACGGTCGGGCGTCGTCGATTGTCGTATCAGGAACACCGATCCGCCGACCAGTCGGTCAGTTTTTAAACGCCGACAACAAACCCACATTTGGTCCGTCGCAGGCACTGGATTTTGAATTAGAGCTAGGTCTGGTCATCGGCAAAAGCAACGCACTGGGCGAATCGATTGCTATAGATGAAGCCGAAGACTATATTTTTGGCGTTACGCTTTTCAACGACTGGTCGGCGCGCGATATTCAGCGGTGGGAATATCAGCCACTAGGGCCATTTCTGGGGAAAAATTTTGCATCAAGCCTATCGGCCTGGGTTGTTCCGTTCGAAGATCTTGAACCGTTTCGCATAAACGGCCCACAGCAGGAGCCAACTCCTCTACCGTATTTACAAACTACCCAGCCGTCGCATTTCGATCTTGAATTAGAAGTTATTATGCAACCCGTTGGTTATGAACAAATTGTCATCAGTCGCACCAATGCCCGCTATCTTTACTGGAGTTTCGCACAGATGATTGTCCATCACACGGTTGGCGGCTGTAATTTGCAGATTGGCGACATACTGGCTACCGGTACAATTTCAGGAACCGATTCTGGCAGCTATGGCTCGCTACTTGAACTTAGTCAGAACGGAACCCGGCCACTGCATCTGAACACGCACGAAACAAGAACTTTTCTGAACGATGGCGATACCGTATTGCTGCGTGGCGGGGGATTTTCAGACGGTATTCGCGTCGATCTGGGCGATGTTGCGGGAACTGTTCTCCCCTCCTAA